A genome region from Glycine max cultivar Williams 82 chromosome 5, Glycine_max_v4.0, whole genome shotgun sequence includes the following:
- the LOC100170685 gene encoding WRKY transcription factor: MAVDLMTTGCSRNDNINSFTTKAEENAVQEAASGLESIEKLIRLLSQTQTQTRHQINNNSSNEIAIAMDCKVVADVAVSKFKKVISLLGRTRTGHARFRRAPLPNQNQHTQPPSEPPVFHATPLHQIPPPSLHQIPKTERNLNDSSSSKTIHFSYPSAATSFISSLTGDGAADNKQPSSSPPAAAATTTPFQITSLSHVSSAGKPPLSTSSFKRKCSSENLGSGKCGSSSSRCHCSKKSRKMRLKRVVRVPAISLKMADIPPDDYSWRKYGQKPIKGSPHPRGYYKCSSVRGCPARKHVERALDDPAMLVVTYEGEHNHTLSAADATNLILESS, encoded by the exons ATGGCCGTGGACCTCATGACGACGGGTTGCAGCCGAAACGACAACATCAATAGTTTCACAACCAAAGCCGAGGAAAATGCCGTCCAAGAAGCTGCTTCCGGCTTAGAGAGCATCGAGAAGCTCATCAGACTCCTCTCGCAAACCCAAACCCAAACCCGCCATCAAATCAACAACAATAGCTCTAATGAAATCGCCATCGCCATGGACTGCAAGGTCGTCGCTGACGTGGCAGTCTCCAAGTTCAAGAAGGTCATATCCCTCCTCGGCCGAACCCGTACCGGCCACGCCAGGTTCCGACGCGCCCCTCTCCCCAACCAAAACCAACACACTCAACCTCCCTCCGAACCACCCGTGTTCCACGCTACGCCGCTGCACCAGATCCCACCACCCTCCCTTCACCAAATTCCCAAAACTGAAAGGAACCTTAACGATTCCTCCTCTTCTAAAACCATTCATTTCTCATACCCCTCCGCCGCTACCTCCTTCATCTCCTCCCTCACCGGCGACGGCGCCGCCGACAACAAACAACCTTCCTCGTCGCCGCCCGCGGCGGCGGCGACGACGACGCCCTTTCAGATCACGAGCCTCTCGCACGTGTCGTCCGCGGGGAAGCCTCCGCTTTCGACTTCCTCTTTCAAGAGAAAGTGCAGCTCTGAGAATTTAGGCTCTGGAAAATGCGGTAGCTCCTCCAGCCGCTGTCATTGTTCCAAAAAGAG TAGGAAAATGAGGTTGAAGAGGGTAGTGAGGGTACCGGCTATAAGCTTGAAGATGGCTGATATTCCACCAGATGATTATTCTTGGAGAAAGTATGGACAGAAACCAATTAAAGGATCACCTCATCCAAG GGGTTACTACAAGTGCAGTAGTGTGAGAGGGTGTCCAGCGCGAAAACATGTGGAACGAGCTTTGGATGATCCAGCTATGCTGGTGGTAACCTACGAGGGAGAGCACAATCACACTCTCTCTGCTGCTGATGCTACTAATCTCATTCTAGAATCGTCTTGA